A portion of the Deferribacterota bacterium genome contains these proteins:
- a CDS encoding hydantoinase B/oxoprolinase family protein, which produces MELNPILLEIFKNRFISIAEEMGAVLYRTAFSPNIKERKDSSCAVFDEKGDMIAQAAHIPVHLGSMPLSVKSAIKNIDFCEGDMVILNDPYKGGTHIPDITIISPIFIKGEEGPQFFVANRAHHSDVGGKSSGSMPLSTEIFQEGLIIPPLKIVEKGEIDYKLMALILNNVRTKKEREGDFSAQFMANNVGSKRLHELIQKYTLSVTKLYAQYLMDYSEKIMRDLIYSMKDGLYNFYDFLDDDGQGSKDIKIDVSIKIDRDNVILDFTKSSKEVQGNVNAVYSITLSAVLYVFRSLISTNIVANAGCLRPIKVVTEKGSIVDCNFPAAVAAGNVETSQRIVDVVLGALSKVMPDHIPAASQGTMNNITIGGLDWRNNEPFTYYETIGGGMGAAKDYNGASAVHSHMTNTLNTPVEALEFSYPLQVIEYSIRRGSGGKGKFKGGDGIIRDIKTLVDAELTVLSERRRLKPYGLFGGEEGLEGKNIIIENGTYKQMPSKFNVKLKKGSRVRIETPGGGGFGSN; this is translated from the coding sequence ATGGAATTAAATCCAATACTACTTGAGATATTCAAAAACAGGTTTATATCTATTGCTGAGGAGATGGGTGCAGTTTTATACAGGACAGCTTTTTCACCAAATATTAAAGAGAGAAAAGACTCCTCTTGTGCTGTTTTTGATGAAAAAGGTGATATGATAGCACAGGCTGCTCATATACCAGTACATTTAGGTTCTATGCCTTTATCAGTCAAATCAGCTATTAAAAATATAGATTTTTGTGAAGGTGATATGGTCATATTAAATGATCCCTATAAGGGTGGTACACATATACCTGATATCACCATAATTTCACCTATTTTTATAAAGGGCGAGGAAGGTCCACAGTTTTTTGTGGCTAATAGAGCACATCATTCAGATGTTGGGGGTAAGTCATCTGGATCTATGCCACTATCAACAGAAATCTTTCAAGAGGGGCTTATTATCCCTCCATTAAAGATAGTAGAAAAAGGTGAAATCGATTACAAATTAATGGCATTGATATTAAACAATGTTAGAACAAAAAAGGAAAGAGAGGGTGATTTCTCAGCTCAGTTTATGGCCAACAATGTTGGCTCTAAAAGGCTGCACGAGCTTATTCAGAAATATACACTATCAGTTACTAAATTGTATGCACAATATTTAATGGACTATTCTGAAAAGATTATGAGAGATCTTATATACAGTATGAAGGATGGTTTATACAATTTTTATGATTTTTTAGATGATGATGGTCAAGGTAGTAAGGATATAAAAATTGATGTTTCTATTAAAATCGATAGAGATAATGTTATATTAGATTTTACAAAATCAAGTAAGGAAGTACAAGGTAATGTTAATGCTGTTTATTCAATTACATTGTCAGCTGTATTATATGTATTTAGATCATTGATTTCTACAAATATTGTTGCTAATGCAGGTTGTTTAAGACCTATAAAGGTGGTAACTGAAAAAGGCTCTATTGTAGACTGTAATTTTCCAGCAGCAGTTGCTGCAGGGAATGTTGAGACCTCCCAAAGAATTGTTGATGTTGTTTTAGGTGCATTATCAAAGGTGATGCCCGATCATATTCCAGCTGCAAGCCAGGGAACAATGAACAATATAACAATAGGAGGGCTAGATTGGCGTAATAATGAACCCTTTACTTACTATGAAACAATAGGTGGTGGTATGGGTGCTGCTAAAGACTACAATGGTGCATCAGCTGTTCACTCACATATGACAAACACATTAAATACGCCGGTTGAGGCCTTAGAGTTTTCTTATCCGCTACAAGTTATTGAATATAGTATAAGGAGAGGCTCTGGTGGCAAAGGCAAGTTTAAAGGCGGTGATGGTATAATAAGGGATATAAAAACCTTGGTAGATGCTGAGCTTACTGTTTTATCCGAGAGAAGAAGATTAAAACCATATGGCCTTTTTGGTGGAGAAGA